A single genomic interval of Helianthus annuus cultivar XRQ/B chromosome 13, HanXRQr2.0-SUNRISE, whole genome shotgun sequence harbors:
- the LOC110899663 gene encoding vesicle-associated protein 1-1 has product MSTGELVSIDPLDLKFPFELNKQINSSLQLTNKTDQHVGFKVKTTNPKKYCVRPNTGVVSPKSTCEIIVTMQAQKEAPPDMQCKDKFLLQSVTVGSGATTKDITPELFSKDSGNTVEECKLRVVYVPATQSTSIVAQGAEPVLPSNGPSGAEVSRAYVDSNDKSSSEVRALISKLTDEKNAAIEQSKRIQQELELLRRRSNKSQGGGASLILVIVVGLIGLILGYILKK; this is encoded by the exons ATGAGTACGGGCGAACTCGTCAGCATCGATCCTCTAGACCTCAAATTCCCTT TTGAATTAAACAAACAGATCAATTCTTCGCTTCAGTTAACGAATAAGACGGATCAACATGTCGGATTCAAG GTTAAGACTACGAATCCGAAGAAGTATTGTGTTCGTCCCAACACCGGAGTTGTTTCACCTAAATCAACATGTGAAATTATAG TAACAATGCAAGCTCAGAAGGAGGCTCCTCCAGACATGCAATGTAAAGACAAGTTTCTCCTTCAGAGTGTAACTGTAGGCTCAGGAGCAACCACAAAGGATATTACCCCTGAATTG TTTAGTAAAGATTCCGGGAATACCGTAGAAGAATGCAAATTGAGAGTGGTATATGTTCCTGCAACCCAATCAACTTCAATCGTTGCTCAAGGAGCAGAGCCGGTGTTACCATCTAATGGTCCAAGTGGCGCTGAG GTTTCAAGAGCATATGTAGATTCCAATGACAAGTCCTCCTCTGAG GTGAGAGCTCTCATATCAAAGTTGACTGACGAGAAGAATGCTGCTATTGAGCAAAGTAAGAGAATTCAACAAGAATTG GAACTTTTGAGGCGCCGAAGCAACAAAAGCCAAGGGGGTGGTGCATCTTTGATCTTGGTCATTGTTGTTGGCTTGATTGGCTTGATTCTTGGGTACATCTTGAAGAAATAA